The following nucleotide sequence is from Paracrocinitomix mangrovi.
GCAATGATCTCAGCAGCCAACTTTTGAGCCATTGTTTTTTCGTTACGCTTTCTAGAATAACCAATCAACCACTTCATAGCTAAAGACTGTTTTCTGCTGTCTCTAACCGGTGTAGGAATCTGGAAAGTTGCACCACCAACTCTTCTACTTCTTACCTCAACACCAGGTGTAACATTTGACAATGCTTTTTTAAATACGTCAAGAGGATTTTCGTCCTGAACTTTATCCTGAACGATCTCGATCGCATCATAAAAGATCTTGTATGAAACACTTTTTTTACCGTGCAACATTAAGTTGTTCACGAATTTAGTTACCATTACATCCTTAAATTTCGGATCAGGTAAAATAGTGTGTTTTTTAGCTTGTCTTCTTCTCATGATTCCTTAATTATTTTTGCTTTGGTCTTTTAGCACCATATTTAGATCTTCTTTGTAATCTACCTTCAACACCAGCAGTATCCAAAGCTCCTCTTACAATGTGATATCTTACACCAGGTAAATCTTTTACTCTTCCACCTCTTACAAGTACAATAGAGTGCTCTTGTAAATTATGTCCTTCACCTCCGATATAAGCATTCACCTCTTTACCGTTAGTTAATCTAACCCTTGCAACTTTTCTCATTGCCGAGTTAGGTTTTTTAGGCGTAGTTGTGTAAACTCTCACACAAACCCCTCTTCTTTGTGGGCAAGAATCTAAAGCAGCAGACTTTGATGTAGCCTTCTGTGCAGTTCTCCCTTTTCTTACTAGTTGTTGAATAGTTGGCATATTCTAAATACTATATTTTATCTAATGTTTCGCAATATTTTACACCCAAATTCGCAAAAATTCGGAGTGCAAAGGTATTAAGTTTTTTTTATAAAACAACATTTAGGTATATTAATTCTAACATTTTTCACAATTGACTGTGGAAATAGTTTACTACCCAATTAAAAATCAATCAGTTTTATTAAAAATTTGAATATTTAAACCCTTGATTTTTAGTGCGTTTTTATTTTTCATTCATTTTCTAACCCCTCTCAAAGCTGCATTATATTATTTTTGTGTTATGCGATATTTGGAGACTCTTAACCCCCAACAACTTGAAGCCGTCAAACACACCGAAGGCCCTTCTATGGTTATCGCCGGAGCAGGTTCCGGTAAAACCAGGGTATTAACTTTTAGAATTGCCTATCTAATTGAAAACGGTGTTGACCCATTTAACATTTTGGCCCTAACGTTTACCAACAAAGCGGCAAGAGAAATGAAATCAAGAATTGCAAGTATCGTTGGTGCATCAGAAGCCAAAAATATTTCAATGGGAACCTTTCACTCTGTTTTTGCCAGAATATTAAGGCATCATTCTGACAAATTAGGTTACCCATCTAACTTTACTATTTACGATACACAAGATTCCAGATCACTATTAAAGACCATCATCAAAGAATTAAAATTAGATGATAAAACATATAAGCCATCTTTAGTACATGGAAGAATCTCTTCTGCCAAAAACAACTTAATATCTGCCGCAGCTTATGAAGCCAATACTGACATAGTTGCTGAAGACAGAATGAGCGGAAAGCCAAGACTATTTGAAATATATAAAGCGTATGAAAAAAGATGCTTTATGGCAGGAGCAATGGATTTTGATGATTTACTATATAAAACCAACGTATTATTAAGAGATCATCCTGATGTTCTTCATTTTTATCAGCAAAGGTTTAGGTACATATTAGTTGATGAGTATCAAGACACCAATTATGCTCAGTACTTAATAGTTAAAAAATTAGCTGATGTATATCAAAACATTTGTGTAGTTGGAGATGATGCGCAAAGTATCTATTCTTTTAGAGGAGCCAATATTGAAAACATCCTAAATTTTAGAAACGATTACCCGGATTGTGTGACTTTCAAATTGGAGCAAAATTACCGAAGTACAAAGACAATTGTAAATGCAGCCAACAGCATCATCCAAAAAAACAAAGATCAAATTGAAAAAACAGTTTGGACCGACAATGATGATGGCAACAAGATAAAAGTCATTAGAACCTTAACCGACAATGAAGAAGGTAAAGTGATCAGCAACATGATTCATGAAGTTAAATACAATGAACAAGCTGCAAACGAAGACTTCGCTATTCTATATAGAACAAATGCACAATCAAGATCTTTTGAGGAAGCCCTAAGAAAGTTAAACCTGCCTTATAAAATTTATGGTGGACTTTCATTTTATCAGAGAAAGGAAATCAAAGACTTATTGGCATACTTTAGATTAACAGCCAATCCTAATGATGAGGAAGCTTTAAAAAGAGTAATTAATTATCCAAAAAGAGGAATAGGTAAAACTACAATTGAAAAAATAATAGTAGCAGCTGATCATTATGAAGTTGGATTGTGGGATGTAATTACTAATCCAGCCAAATACCCAACTGGTATTCCAGGTGCTGCCCAAAATAAAATCAGCTCATTTGTAACGGCTATTAAAAGCTATCAAGTAGAACTTGAAAAAGTAGACGCTTATGAATTGGCACAAAATATTGCCAAAAGTTCGGGGATCACAAAGGAGCTTTATGATGACAAAACTCCTGAAGGTGTGGCCAGATATGAAAATATACAGGCACTTCTAGCAGGTATAAAGGAATTTACAGAATCTGTAAGTGAAAATGAAACTGCATATTTAAGTGACTTCATGATTGATGTTGCTTTACTAACAGATGCAGATGAAGAGAAAGAAGAGGATAAAGATAAAATCACATTGATGACAATACATGCATCCAAAGGACTAGAATTTCCTTATGTATTTATTGTAGGAATGGAAGAAAATTTATTCCCTTCTCAAATGTCTTTGAATTCAAGATCAGATTTAGAAGAAGAAAGACGTTTGTTTTATGTAGCCTTGACCAGAGCAGAGAAAAAAGCGGTACTATCTTACGCTACCAGCAGATATAGATGGGGAAATCTTATCACTTCTGAGCCAAGTAGATTTATTGAAGAAATCGATACTGAGTTCTTAGAAATTAATAATCCGTCAAGAGGTACTGGAAGATCTTTAAACCAAATGAACTTTGAAAGAAAGGTTGGTATCCCAGGTAAAAAATTGTTTTCAGATAAGGAAAGAAAACTTAAGAAGATTAGTAGTTCAGAAGTTCAGTCTAAGTCCGGTACCAAGGCAAGTGATTTAGATTTGAAAGTTGGATACAATGTGATGCATGAGAAATTCGGCAAAGGAAAAGTGGTTGGCTTAGACGGAAGTCCTCCGACAAAGGCCACGGTATTTTTTCCTAAAGTTGGAAACAAGCAATTATTGTTGAAGTTTGCTAAACTAGAAATCCTGGATTAACTAATCCAAATCTTTTGTTTCAGCAATTATAATAGCGAATTCGCCACCATGTTCTACCCAATTTTTAGATGGTAAATACGTCTTCGACACAAATCCATCCAAATAAAGTGCATTCTTACAACCCTCATTTTTAAAATAGGTGGCAAAGTCAAAAAAGTTTATGTTGTACGTAGACATGGCAAACAATAAATCACCATTAGGTAAAATCCCTACTCCATTTCTTCTATTTACATTTTCAGATTCAGCCGTAAATTGAGAATTATAATCTCCATCTATTAATAACATTGGGCCAGATTGAGTGGCGTACTTAATATCATCAGTCAATTTAAACGAATCAGTTACTGCAATGAATGGCTGATTTGCATTTGTAATATAAAAAACACCATTAGGTTGCATGTAAAAATTACCTGCTCCATTCTTAAAGCGTTCAATATTATTTAACACTTCTCCATTTTCAATATATAAACCTGTTGGAGTAAGACTACTGTGATACAAACCACCATTCATGGCAAATACCAATTCTTTACCTTCAGAATTTAACTTGTCTTTTAGATTATCAAAGTTTTTATAGAATTTACCTTGTTCATCTTTCCAATAGAAATTCAAATCCTGTTCTTGAAGATTTACCTTGTAACTTAAAATTCCTCCTTCTGGAATTTCATTTTGGATATTACCTGAACAAGCACAAAGCAAAAAAGATAGTATTGAAAGAGTAATAATCCTTTTTGTCATATTATTTATATCGATAATCTGAAAACCACTTTTGTACCTTTTGGACTACCAGATGCATCTTGTAGATCAATTATTTCAAAAGGAACAAAATCAACTTCCTGATTAAGATTTGAAAGCCTCTCTTGCGTTACTTTTAATGCAGTGGATTTATGATAATTTTCTTTTTGCATATTGTACTCCTCAGCTTTTTTTCTTCCTCTACCATTGTCCTCCACAAAACATTCAAGCAGGTGTTCATTCAATAACTTAAACCCAACCTTAATAACTCCAGGATAATCTATTTCTTTAAGTCCATGAATTATAGCATTCTCAACAAATGGCTGAATCATCAATGGAGGTAGAATTTCTTCGGCAGCATCTAAATCTTCATCTATCTCTACAAGAAGATCAAAATCATGATTTGACGTTAGTTTCTCCAATTGAACGTAATTTTCAAGTGTTTCTACCTCATCATCAATTGAAATAAATTTTTCTCTTGAATTTTCCAACACTCTTCGCATCAACTTTGAGAATTTAGATAATGCATAACGCGCCTTATCTGTATCATTTAAGATAATCTGATTATGAATGGATGTCAGCACATTAAAAATGAAGTGTGGATTCATTTGTAAACGAAGTGCTTTCTGCTCTAACTCAATCAAATTTTTCTCCATTTCAAATTTCTCTAATAATGCTCTGTTTTTTCTTCTTATTCTCATCCAAACAAAAAACGCAACCAAAAGAAGTATAAAACCTATTATACTATAATATGTCGCTTTGAACCAAAACTTTTCATAGTATGGCTGATCAATCTTAAAAGACAATTTTATTGGTTCAGTATCCCAGTTTTCGTCTATTGAAGCTTGTACTTGAAATTCATACGACCCTGGTTGAAGATTACTATATGTTGCCGTTGTTATTTTTGAAGGTGGAGTCCAATCAGGATCTGCGCCAATTAATCTCCATCTATATCTTATATTATTTGAATATGTATAATGAATTGCCTTAAACATAAAACCAATGTGATTCATATCGTACGGCAAAGTCAATGATTTAACCATCTTACCATCTTGAAAATAATCTGCATATTCCGTTTTTTCAATTGACTCGTAAAAGATGCTAAAATCATTTAAACTTAAAACAGGGGGCTTTCTTTGTTCATAATTAACTTCACCTCCCTGATACAAATACAAGCCGTTCACTGAACCAAACCACAAATTTCCATTTTGATCCAAGTCTACTGCATTTATATTTGCCTCAACTCCTTCAAACCCCTCTTCAAATCCAAAATGTTCAATTTTCCTGATTTGGTATGAAGAGTCTAAAACTATTTTATCTAATCCTTTTTCAGTTCCAACCCACAGATCATAACCATTTAACACCAATTGATAGATGTTATTAGAGCGCAAACCATTCTCTGTATTAATCCATTTTCTTGTCCCTAAACTATCTCCCTCTAAAGACAATTCCAAAACACCATTATCAGAACTTCCCAGCCATCTTTTATTATAATCCCCAACACAGTTTCTAAATACAGAACCATTTTCTTGAGAAACCAGCAATTTACCTTTTCTAAAATAACCGTAACTACCGTCATCACCTGTAAACCACATTTGATTTTTGATGAAGTTTAGTGAATTGATACGCATTGGAAAATCACCATTTTCTGGACGAACTTTTAAAAACTTTTGATTCAATGGAAATTCGTAATTCTTCTTTAACATATATACTCCTCCACCACTGGTACCTATATACATAGTTTTGTCTAATGGATCTTGAGCAAATGTTTTAATCCAAGAAGAAGACAATCCGGCTCTATTTACGTAAGTATAAATTGTATCCTTTCCGTCATATTGAGAAAAAATTCCCAAACCACTTCCCTCTGTACCAATCCAAATGTCTCCATTAGAATCTTCAAAAAGGGCTTTAACTTTTTCATTATAGAATCCAAATTCTTCGTCAAAAATCACTGAAGAAGTATCATTGATTCGAACAACCGATCCACCTTCTGTTGATACCCATAAATCATTTTTCTTTGTGCTTTTGACTGCGTAGACATAATTTGCATTTAATCCTGTGCTTGTATTATATGCAATGAAAGGACTGTTTTGATATATCGAAATCCCACCTCCCGAGGTGCCTATCCAAATATTATCCCACAAATCTGCCTTGATGGTTCTGATGTGGTTATTTGATAAACCATTAGAAGTTTGATAATTTCTCAAAAATCCCTCCTTTACTGAATAAAGAAAAACACCATTATTTAAAGTCCCAATCCACAATTCATTATCCTTTGAATTAAACAAAGTAAGAATGATCATGTCTTCAATTTCTTTGAAAGGACTAGCTTTTAATTTTCCTTCTTTGGGATCATAGATTTCCACTCCCCCACCATATGTTCCGATTACCCAATAATTATCAAATATGGCTACGCAATTAATTTGATTAACTGAAAGACCTTTTGCCCGATTAATTTTCCTCATTGGATCAGAAAAATGCATTAGGCCATTGTTTGTTGCACACCACAAATCATCTTCATATTGAAAAAATTGATTTACAGACTGATCTTTCAATGACACATTATCATCATACCTACTCAACAGATTATTGGTTTGTTGAAATACTCCCTTATCTGTTCCGACATAAATCTCATTATTCCAACTAATAACATCTTGAGCCACTAATAAAGGATCATCAAACCTATAAGCATCAATAAACTCACCTTTCAGGCTAAAAACTGTAACACCACCTTTCTGTCCAACCCAAATCTGATCTTTTATTTGACTTAGGCAGTAAACTCTATTTGAAATAAGTGAATCATTCTTTGTGAAATATTCAAATTCCTCACCATCATACCTGCATAGTCCGCCACCTTGAGTACCTATCCAAACATGTTGTGTTGAATCAAATAAAATTGCATATGCCTGTGACTGAGGCAAACCTTCTTGAATAGAAAGTTTTTGAAAGTTATAGGCTTGACCATAACCATCACATCCGCATATTAGAATAAATGCGAGTAGAATTGTTTTAATATGATTTCTAAATGAAAACACGCATCCTAATTTAATGAATGCAATTGAATGGAGATTTAGAAGATCAATTGGAATTATTATTTGAATTGTTTCATTTAATATTTGCAGGAAACAACAGGCAATTGCAATACGCTTTTATACCTTCACCTTTTCCGACAAAACCGAGTTTTTCTCCTCTGGTTGCTTTAATTGAAATTTGATCTACTTCAGATTTAAGAATTTCAGCAATTATTGATCTCATTTCATCCGTATAAGGACTTAATTTTGGAGATTCTAACATAACAGTTGCATCAATATTACCCAATTGAAAACCTTTATCTTCAACCAAGTCAAATGTTTTTTGCAATAAAATTTTAGAATCTATCCCTTTATATTGTGGGTCTGTGTCGGGAAATTGATGTCCAATATCTTTCAAACCGGCCGCCCCAAGTAATGCATCACAAATAGCGTGTAACAATACATCTGCGTCTGAATGTCCGACAGCACCAAACTCTGAAGGAATTTTAACCCCTCCTATTACAAGTGAATATCCGTCAGCTAATTGATGGACATCTACTCCAAAACCAATTCTGAAAAGTGGC
It contains:
- the rpsG gene encoding 30S ribosomal protein S7, whose protein sequence is MRRRQAKKHTILPDPKFKDVMVTKFVNNLMLHGKKSVSYKIFYDAIEIVQDKVQDENPLDVFKKALSNVTPGVEVRSRRVGGATFQIPTPVRDSRKQSLAMKWLIGYSRKRNEKTMAQKLAAEIIAASKEEGAAFKKKEDMHRMAEANKAFSHFRF
- the rpsL gene encoding 30S ribosomal protein S12, coding for MPTIQQLVRKGRTAQKATSKSAALDSCPQRRGVCVRVYTTTPKKPNSAMRKVARVRLTNGKEVNAYIGGEGHNLQEHSIVLVRGGRVKDLPGVRYHIVRGALDTAGVEGRLQRRSKYGAKRPKQK
- a CDS encoding ATP-dependent helicase, encoding MRYLETLNPQQLEAVKHTEGPSMVIAGAGSGKTRVLTFRIAYLIENGVDPFNILALTFTNKAAREMKSRIASIVGASEAKNISMGTFHSVFARILRHHSDKLGYPSNFTIYDTQDSRSLLKTIIKELKLDDKTYKPSLVHGRISSAKNNLISAAAYEANTDIVAEDRMSGKPRLFEIYKAYEKRCFMAGAMDFDDLLYKTNVLLRDHPDVLHFYQQRFRYILVDEYQDTNYAQYLIVKKLADVYQNICVVGDDAQSIYSFRGANIENILNFRNDYPDCVTFKLEQNYRSTKTIVNAANSIIQKNKDQIEKTVWTDNDDGNKIKVIRTLTDNEEGKVISNMIHEVKYNEQAANEDFAILYRTNAQSRSFEEALRKLNLPYKIYGGLSFYQRKEIKDLLAYFRLTANPNDEEALKRVINYPKRGIGKTTIEKIIVAADHYEVGLWDVITNPAKYPTGIPGAAQNKISSFVTAIKSYQVELEKVDAYELAQNIAKSSGITKELYDDKTPEGVARYENIQALLAGIKEFTESVSENETAYLSDFMIDVALLTDADEEKEEDKDKITLMTIHASKGLEFPYVFIVGMEENLFPSQMSLNSRSDLEEERRLFYVALTRAEKKAVLSYATSRYRWGNLITSEPSRFIEEIDTEFLEINNPSRGTGRSLNQMNFERKVGIPGKKLFSDKERKLKKISSSEVQSKSGTKASDLDLKVGYNVMHEKFGKGKVVGLDGSPPTKATVFFPKVGNKQLLLKFAKLEILD
- a CDS encoding phosphodiester glycosidase family protein — protein: MTKRIITLSILSFLLCACSGNIQNEIPEGGILSYKVNLQEQDLNFYWKDEQGKFYKNFDNLKDKLNSEGKELVFAMNGGLYHSSLTPTGLYIENGEVLNNIERFKNGAGNFYMQPNGVFYITNANQPFIAVTDSFKLTDDIKYATQSGPMLLIDGDYNSQFTAESENVNRRNGVGILPNGDLLFAMSTYNINFFDFATYFKNEGCKNALYLDGFVSKTYLPSKNWVEHGGEFAIIIAETKDLD
- a CDS encoding sensor histidine kinase translates to MFSFRNHIKTILLAFILICGCDGYGQAYNFQKLSIQEGLPQSQAYAILFDSTQHVWIGTQGGGLCRYDGEEFEYFTKNDSLISNRVYCLSQIKDQIWVGQKGGVTVFSLKGEFIDAYRFDDPLLVAQDVISWNNEIYVGTDKGVFQQTNNLLSRYDDNVSLKDQSVNQFFQYEDDLWCATNNGLMHFSDPMRKINRAKGLSVNQINCVAIFDNYWVIGTYGGGVEIYDPKEGKLKASPFKEIEDMIILTLFNSKDNELWIGTLNNGVFLYSVKEGFLRNYQTSNGLSNNHIRTIKADLWDNIWIGTSGGGISIYQNSPFIAYNTSTGLNANYVYAVKSTKKNDLWVSTEGGSVVRINDTSSVIFDEEFGFYNEKVKALFEDSNGDIWIGTEGSGLGIFSQYDGKDTIYTYVNRAGLSSSWIKTFAQDPLDKTMYIGTSGGGVYMLKKNYEFPLNQKFLKVRPENGDFPMRINSLNFIKNQMWFTGDDGSYGYFRKGKLLVSQENGSVFRNCVGDYNKRWLGSSDNGVLELSLEGDSLGTRKWINTENGLRSNNIYQLVLNGYDLWVGTEKGLDKIVLDSSYQIRKIEHFGFEEGFEGVEANINAVDLDQNGNLWFGSVNGLYLYQGGEVNYEQRKPPVLSLNDFSIFYESIEKTEYADYFQDGKMVKSLTLPYDMNHIGFMFKAIHYTYSNNIRYRWRLIGADPDWTPPSKITTATYSNLQPGSYEFQVQASIDENWDTEPIKLSFKIDQPYYEKFWFKATYYSIIGFILLLVAFFVWMRIRRKNRALLEKFEMEKNLIELEQKALRLQMNPHFIFNVLTSIHNQIILNDTDKARYALSKFSKLMRRVLENSREKFISIDDEVETLENYVQLEKLTSNHDFDLLVEIDEDLDAAEEILPPLMIQPFVENAIIHGLKEIDYPGVIKVGFKLLNEHLLECFVEDNGRGRKKAEEYNMQKENYHKSTALKVTQERLSNLNQEVDFVPFEIIDLQDASGSPKGTKVVFRLSI
- the ispF gene encoding 2-C-methyl-D-erythritol 2,4-cyclodiphosphate synthase, whose amino-acid sequence is MSQINLPLFRIGFGVDVHQLADGYSLVIGGVKIPSEFGAVGHSDADVLLHAICDALLGAAGLKDIGHQFPDTDPQYKGIDSKILLQKTFDLVEDKGFQLGNIDATVMLESPKLSPYTDEMRSIIAEILKSEVDQISIKATRGEKLGFVGKGEGIKAYCNCLLFPANIK